The following are from one region of the Betta splendens chromosome 15, fBetSpl5.4, whole genome shotgun sequence genome:
- the mcu gene encoding calcium uniporter protein, mitochondrial isoform X1, with product MPLGFFCVGRVKSCVLSAYTLRMILLGSLQLVSRENSCCPPWPSNQQKYEEPPLCRRSQQPLRNIPYRAEVLSASFTRQTVRRAHGLRSAAPPSLFTQPPTALSPQVWRGAPSWHGQRLLCSSASPEEVTVAYQNGLPVISVSLPSRRERCQFTLKPLTDCVGVFLQQLQAEDRGIDRVAIYSTDGVRVASSTGIDILLLDDFKLVINDTTHLVRPPRRELLPHEDVERLNDVKFLVQQLYTTLRIEDHQLSKERELIGRLEDLNSQIRPLEKVKEELSKKAERRTTWVLWGGMAYMATQFGILARLTWWEYSWDIMEPVTYFITYGTAMAMYAYFVLTRQEYIYPDARDRQYLLFFHKGVKRTRFDIEKYNKLKDDIAEVELDLKRLRDPLQLQLPIQQLTDSKN from the exons ATGCCGCTGGGCTTTTTTTGCGTCGGGAGAGTGAAGAGTTGTGTTTTGAGCGCGTACACATTGCGTATGATCCTGCTAGGTTCGTTGCAGTTGGTATCTAGAGAGAACAGCTGCTGTCCTCCGTGGCCGTCTAATCAACAGAAATACGAGGAGCCTCCCTTGTGCAGACGCTCACAGCAACCTCTCAGAAACATCCCATACCGCGCG GAGGTACTGTCTGCTTCTTTCACCCGTCAGACTGTCAGGAGAGCGCATGGCCTACGGTCGgcagcccccccctccctgttCACCCAGCCTCCCACTGCCCTGTCTCCACAG GTCTGGAGAGGCGCCCCCTCATGGCACGGCCAGAGACTGTTGTGTTCCTCCGCTTCCCCTGAAG AGGTGACGGTGGCGTACCAGAACGGGCTGCCGGTGATCTCCGTCAGCCTGCCGTCCCGGCGAGAGCGCTGCCAGTTCACCCTCAAGCCTCTCACCGACTGCGTGGGCGTCTTCCTGCAACAGCTCCAGGCGGAGGACCGGGGCATCGACCGCGTGGCCATCTACTCCACGG ATGGAGTGAGGGTCGCCTCCTCCACAGGGAtcgacatcctgctgctggacgATTTCAAGCTGGTCATTAATGACACCACGCACCTCGTGCGGCCGCCGAGGAGAG AGCTGCTGCCCCATGAGGATGTCGAGAGGCTGAACGATGTCAAGTTCCTGGTGCAGCAGCTCTACACGACCCTGCGCATCGAGGACCATCAGCTGAGCAAGGAGCGCGAGCTGATCGGACGACTGGAGGACCTCAACTCACAAATCCGCCCCCTAGAGAAG gtgaaggaggagctgagtaAGAAGGCGGAGCGCCGCACCACCTGGGTGCTGTGGGGCGGCATGGCTTACATGGCCACCCAGTTCGGCATCCTGGCCCGGCTAACCTGGTGGGAGTACTCCTGGGATATCATGGAGCCGGTCACCTACTTCATCACGTACGGCACGGCCATGGCCATGTACGCCTACTTCGTGCTCACGCGCCAG GAGTACATTTACCCCGACGCCAGGGACCGGCAGtatctgctgttcttccacaagGGGGTGAAGAGGACACGCTTCGACATTGAGAAGTACAACAAGCTGAAGGACGACATCGCTGAG gtGGAGTTGGACCTGAAGCGTCTGCGGgatcctctccagctccagctccccaTTCAGCAGCTCACCGACAGTAAAAATTGA
- the oit3 gene encoding oncoprotein-induced transcript 3 protein — MITLHVACFLLEVAAVSCVALDPCSAYISLNEPWRNTDYHVNMSSGVPLCDSHVSGEWYRFTGMAGDAMPTFCIPENHCGTHAPIWLNGSHPQPRDGIVALSVCASFSDNCCHWNASVDVKACAGGYFVYRLPRPSVCFHVYCGHFYDICDEEDCAGRRCPQSDCRCAPGTVLGPDGQTCLDVNECERANGGCAEVCVNTKGSRRCECGPGRVLDQDGLNCREIAGCHANNGGCSHGCSSLLESYRCHCPRGLELGEDKHTCQVPVQCDPSSITVSVPKDLVGGLELFLSNSSCRGVSNGTHINLSFSLKTCGTVVEVTHDKIIGTNLVTGLPRSSPDSSRDLIVRTSKLLLPVTCDFPREYHVSDGYQASVRSAALQLAGHSEGVFPFSLELFKSAAFSEPYRTPPQLRLHDSLFFGVEPKERVEGLSALVESCFATPGPRSDQALKYYLIKDGCISDETVTQYSSKDQLSKHYQVPVFKFIGKDNQQVFLHCQVLVCGTRDSRCTQNCRRRVRREAGEPQGGLVLSGGPIFILP; from the exons ATGATTACTTTGCATGTTGCTTGTTTTCTGCTGGAGGTTGCTGCTGTTTCATGCGTAG CCCTGGACCCGTGCTCCGCCTACATCAGCCTCAACGAGCCGTGGAGGAACACGGACTACCACGTCAACATGTCGTCCGGCGTGCCCCTGTGCGACAGCCACGTGTCCGGGGAGTGGTACCGCTTCACCGGCATGGCCGGCGACGCCATGCCCACCTTCTGCATCCCCGAGAACCACTGCGGCACCCACGCTCCCATCTGGCTCAACGGCAGCCACCCTCAGCCCCGCGACGGCATCGTCGCCCTGTCCGTGTGCGCCAGCTTCAGCGACAACTGCTGCCACTGGAACGCCAGTGTGGACGTGAAGGCCTGCGCGGGGGGGTACTTCGTCTACCGCCTGCCCAGGCCCTCGGTGTGCTTCCACGTTTACTGTGGCC acTTCTACGACATCTGCGACGAGGAGGACTGCGCGGGTCGCAGATGCCCGCAGTCCGACTGCCGCTGCGCGCCTGGAACCGTCCTGGGACCGGACGGACAAACGTGCCTGG ATGTGAATGAGTGCGAGCGGGCCAACGGCGGCTGTGCAGAGGTGTGCGTCAACACCAAAGGCTCCAGGCGCTGCGAGTGTGGGCCGGGCCGCGTGCTGGACCAGGACGGGCTCAACTGCAGAG AGATAGCGGGCTGTCACGCTAACAACGGGGGCTGCAGCCACGGCTGCTCGTCGCTGCTGGAGTCCTATCGGTGCCACTGCCCCCGGGGGCTGGAGCTGGGAGAGGATAAACACACATGTCAGG TGCCGGTGCAGTGCGATCCCAGCTCCATCACGGTGTCGGTTCCGAAGGACCTCGTGGGAGGACTGGAGCTCTTCCTGTCCAACTCGTCCTGTCGAGGCGTCTCCAACGGCACCCACAtcaacctcagcttcagcctcaagACCTGCGGGACCGTTGTGGAG gtgACACACGACAAAATTATAGGCACCAACCTGGTGACGGGGCTCCCCAGGAGCAGCCCCGACAGCAGCAGGGACCTGATCGTGCGCACCAGCAAGCTACTGCTGCCGGTCACCTGCGACTTCCCGAGGGAGTACCACGTGTCGGACGGGTACCAGGCGAGCGTGCGCAGCGCGGCCCTGCAGCTGGCGGGCCACAGCGAGGGCGTCTTCCCCTTCTCCCTGGAGCTCTTCAAGAGCGCCGCCTTCTCCGAGCCGTACCGCACGCCGCCCCAGCTGCGCCTGCACGACTCGCTGTTCTTCGGGGTGGAGCCgaaggagagggtggagggCCTCTCGGCCCTGGTGGAGAGCTGCTTCGCTACACCCGGGCCCAGGTCTGACCAGGCCCTCAAGTACTACCTCATCAAAGATGG GTGCATTTCTGATGAAACAGTGACACAGTACTCGTCAAAGGACCAGCTGTCTAAACATTACCAGGTCCCTGTCTTCAAGTTCATTGGCAAGGACAACCAG CAAGTGTTCCTCCACTGCCAGGTGTTGGTATGTGGGACGCGAGACTCCCGCTGCACCCAGAACTGTCGAAGACGTGTCCGACGGGAGGCTGGGGAACCTCAGGGGGGGCTTGTGCTGAGCGGAGGCCCCATCTTCATCCTGCCTTAG